The following proteins are co-located in the Desulfobaccales bacterium genome:
- a CDS encoding 4Fe-4S binding protein has translation MNAFRRLVQTLITLGTNSYLLFPFGGAVIYQGPLKAICHPGLNCYSCPAALLSCPVGAVQNFIASLRFAQPGTLPQLGTLVIGYLGFVGTLVGRLPCGWLCPFGFIQDLLYMIPGRKFSLWPPLRYLKYVVLVVMVVLMPLVLVDHYGLGHPWFCKLLCPSGTLLGAMPLLLLKPALWETVGFYFWNKVTLMGLILLGAVLISRFFCRTLCPLGAFYGLFNRLTLIKLDYIQGNCVHCKACEKACPTGVVPYETQASPECIMCLKCIDACRFHALDFGLRQYKEAPRRLTAPLPPGKSP, from the coding sequence ATGAACGCCTTCCGCCGCCTGGTGCAGACCCTCATCACCCTGGGCACCAACTCCTACCTCCTCTTTCCCTTCGGGGGGGCGGTCATCTATCAGGGGCCGCTGAAGGCCATCTGCCATCCGGGTCTCAATTGCTATTCCTGTCCGGCCGCGCTCTTGTCCTGTCCGGTGGGGGCGGTGCAGAATTTCATCGCCAGCCTGCGCTTCGCCCAGCCCGGTACGCTGCCGCAGCTGGGCACCCTGGTCATCGGCTATCTGGGGTTCGTGGGCACCCTGGTGGGGCGCCTGCCCTGCGGCTGGCTCTGCCCCTTCGGCTTCATCCAGGACCTGCTCTATATGATTCCGGGGCGGAAGTTCTCCTTATGGCCCCCTTTGCGCTACCTCAAATATGTGGTCCTGGTGGTCATGGTGGTGCTGATGCCCCTCGTGCTGGTGGACCACTACGGCCTGGGGCATCCCTGGTTCTGCAAGCTGCTCTGTCCCTCGGGGACGCTTCTGGGGGCCATGCCGCTCCTGCTCCTCAAACCGGCCCTGTGGGAGACGGTGGGCTTCTATTTCTGGAACAAGGTCACCCTTATGGGCCTCATCCTGCTGGGGGCGGTGCTCATCAGCCGCTTCTTCTGCCGCACCCTCTGCCCCTTGGGAGCCTTCTACGGGCTGTTTAACCGCCTCACCCTCATCAAGCTGGATTACATCCAGGGGAACTGTGTGCACTGCAAGGCCTGCGAGAAGGCCTGCCCCACGGGGGTGGTGCCTTATGAGACCCAGGCCAGCCCCGAGTGCATCATGTGCCTCAAGTGCATCGACGCCTGCCGCTTTCACGCCCTGGATTTTGGCCTCCGCCAATACAAGGAGGCGCCCCGGCGCCTGACCGCGCCCCTGCCGCCCGGAAAAAGCCCTTGA
- a CDS encoding integration host factor subunit alpha yields the protein MALTKEKLISRLQTQAGLTKQESRAVVERVLSLIKETLASGEDLLVSGFGKFSVRQKNARRGRNPQTKENLILRARKVVVFKTSGVLRNRINGTRP from the coding sequence ATGGCTCTCACCAAAGAGAAACTCATCAGCCGTCTGCAGACCCAGGCCGGTTTGACCAAGCAGGAATCCCGGGCGGTGGTGGAACGGGTCTTGAGCCTCATCAAAGAGACCCTGGCCTCGGGAGAAGACCTGCTGGTGAGCGGTTTCGGCAAGTTTTCGGTGAGACAGAAAAACGCCCGCCGGGGCAGAAACCCGCAAACCAAGGAAAACCTCATCCTCCGGGCCCGGAAGGTGGTGGTCTTCAAGACCTCCGGGGTGCTGCGCAACCGCATCAACGGCACCCGCCCCTGA
- the ychF gene encoding redox-regulated ATPase YchF, with the protein MGWRCGIIGLPNAGKSTIFNALTAAQAEVAAYPFCTISPNTGVVTVPDPRLQQLGELLKPERLTPTTIEFVDVAGLIAGASQGEGLGNRFLADIRDTDLLVHVVRCFENPSCPHPLSSLDPVRDVEVVETELFLADLEVLGRQLAKLEKKAKAGDKEAARALATLAKAEAALNQGKWLSKLPWSPGEEEDLRPVALLTVKPYLFVANLSEAEFRGGPAYTALQELARTRGVPLVPILGDLESELLELPEAERREFLDSLGLQEPGIMRLIRESYRLLNLVTFYTIVGPEVRAWTVPAGTKAPQAAGRVHSDMEKGFIKAEVMRYEDLVRLGSPARVREAGLLLVEGRDHVVEDGEILHFRFQRTA; encoded by the coding sequence ATGGGGTGGCGCTGCGGCATCATCGGGCTCCCCAACGCCGGCAAGAGCACCATCTTCAACGCCCTCACTGCGGCCCAGGCAGAAGTGGCCGCTTACCCCTTTTGCACCATTTCCCCCAACACCGGGGTGGTGACGGTGCCCGACCCCCGCTTGCAACAGCTGGGGGAACTCCTGAAACCGGAGCGCCTCACCCCCACCACCATCGAATTTGTGGACGTGGCCGGCCTCATCGCCGGCGCCTCCCAGGGAGAGGGGCTGGGGAACCGCTTCCTGGCGGACATCCGGGACACCGACCTTTTGGTGCACGTGGTGCGCTGCTTCGAGAACCCCTCCTGCCCGCACCCGCTAAGTTCGCTTGATCCGGTGCGGGATGTGGAGGTGGTGGAAACGGAGCTCTTCCTGGCCGACCTGGAGGTCCTGGGGCGCCAGCTGGCCAAACTGGAGAAGAAGGCCAAAGCCGGCGACAAAGAGGCGGCCCGGGCCTTAGCCACCCTGGCCAAGGCCGAGGCCGCCCTCAATCAGGGGAAGTGGCTGAGCAAGCTTCCCTGGAGCCCGGGGGAAGAGGAGGACCTGAGACCGGTGGCCCTGCTCACCGTCAAGCCCTACCTCTTTGTGGCCAACCTGAGCGAAGCGGAGTTCCGGGGCGGGCCCGCCTACACCGCCCTGCAGGAGCTGGCCCGCACCCGGGGGGTGCCCCTGGTGCCCATCCTGGGGGACCTGGAGAGCGAACTGCTGGAACTGCCGGAGGCGGAGCGCCGGGAGTTTCTGGACAGCCTGGGACTTCAGGAGCCCGGGATCATGCGCCTCATCCGGGAGAGCTATCGCCTTCTTAACCTGGTGACTTTCTACACCATCGTCGGCCCGGAAGTCCGGGCCTGGACCGTGCCCGCCGGCACCAAGGCCCCCCAGGCCGCCGGGCGGGTGCACAGCGATATGGAAAAGGGCTTCATCAAGGCCGAAGTGATGCGCTATGAGGACCTGGTTCGCCTGGGTTCACCGGCCCGGGTCCGGGAGGCCGGCCTGCTTTTGGTGGAAGGCCGGGACCATGTGGTGGAAGACGGCGAAATCCTGCATTTCCGCTTCCAGCGGACCGCATGA